The region TGAGTGAAACTGACAGCGAAACTGATGAGAACTCAAATAAGTTGGAAGTCCCATCCTCTAAAGAGAGGCTGGCCAATGCAGTTCCAACGCGCGATCAATCCAAGTCCGCGCAGATTCAGATTCCTGTAGTTCTGGGAAAAAGACGGTCACCATCCGCAGAATTGGCCAGTAAGCGAATTAAACTGGTTAACGAGAAGGTTCCCCAGCTGCGACATGAGTTCCAGCCGCTGCCGATTGGTGTTATGGTTCGTATCGAATCGGGCGCGAATAAAGCACCTGACTGTCAAGTAACTACAACGCCAGCAGAGCCGGCGCCTAATCCTCAAAAGAATTCTACGCCGCAGCCAGAGGAGGCTATCATCACTCCCTCGCAGGACTTCGCCGCTGGAAACACAATCCTGGAATGCACCCAGCTGCAGCACTTGCTGGACTCCACGAATGTCAACACTCGCCAGGTAAATGAAGAAACTACTGATACAGTTTTGGTCGAGGTTCGTGCGGCGGAGACCTTTGGCGGTTCCCCTCTTCAACACAGTGTTGTATTCCGCGACCTGGATCGCTTCTGTTTCTTTAACCGGCTAACTGTTCAGCAAATCATGAAGTATCGCATCGAAGGACACCTACCGGGTGCCACTTATCTGGAAGCATTGGTCAAGATCGACGGACGGCTGTGCAACGTGCGTGGTCCTCTGTTGAGCTGCCTATTCCCCCACCTCTCTCCTGAATCGCTATCTGATTTGGAGTATGTGCTGCGGGACTTGGGAGAGTATCTGTACAAATGGAGCTGGCCAAGACATAAAGATAAAACCGTGGATATCCGCACACGAGTTCTAACCGTGTTTATAAATGTGAGCCCGAATTTCGGGCCATTTCGCATTCAGTACGATAATGAAACCAGGGAATGGGGTACCTGCATCGAAGTTGCCAATGATGAAGAGCCGGAGATCGAGGAGCGAGAGACCAGCTGCAACGTCACCGACTTCATAAGCCCGCGCATCCTGAGTCGGATCCGGGAATTAAAGCAGCTGATGGATTGAAACTGATCAAATAAAGCTTTATCTTTAacttgttatttatttatttaattaacttaaataaatattcatttatgttattatttttgtatcttttcaGAGACTTCCACGATCTTAGGGCTCTACTTGTATTATTAATGGTTTAATAATGCTCtcaagaaatttttaagttttatatttttgtttaatcaGAAGTTTTGAAAATATGATTGCCTGTGATGAAATGTTTcgttttaacaaaataaaatttagtcCAATACTCCAGAAccatatacatttaaaaacaaaccTTTAAAGTAATGGTTTGTCTTATTTTCCGCTTCTAAAAAATCTTCTATAACGTATTTCCCTTGCCTAAACTTGTAACCTTTCTATCTTTATAAAActatttcctaatatttttcataagcactgcttttaaaatctaaaaaaggcgccaatatttaaaaaaaatagctagtttatcaatacatttttttgggggATCAAATGGCAACCACCTGTAGCTGCGACTTAAGAACTACTTTTTAgcaattattataattacagTATCGACTTCGTCTCATAAACCTTAAAAGTCCATTATATTCGAAAAGGTATTAAGATTTATGTACTTTTGGTTAATATACATGAAGCTACCAGATGATTTTTTAGCTAAGATAGCACCGTCGCCTGAAAAATAGCTAAATTGTCAGCACTTGTGGCACTGCACAACACCGATAACGATACACTTTCATCTCTCTTCTTCTTCAGCAGCACACGTGCTAGCTGCTTGCGCTTTGTTTTTTTCGCAAATTATCCGTCGTAATTTGCGAAAATGCGCATTGAAACGTGTTATTTTTGCTCCAGCAAGATATACCCAGGCCACGGGGTGAACTTCGTGCGAAATGACTGCAAGGTAGGATCTCTTGGCTGCCCCTGTTTACGTGTGCCGCGATGTTTATTTTGGTTCCCTCTATTCCTTCGCAGATCTTCAAATTCTGTCGGGGCAAGTGCCACAAGGCCTTCAAGCGGAAGAAGAACCCCCGCAAGGTCGGCTGGACGAAGGCGCACCGCAAGGCCGCCGGCAAGGAGCTGGCCATCGATCCCAGCTTCGAGTTCGAGAAGCGCCGCAATGTGCCCATCAAATACAGCCGCGAGACCTGGCAGAAGGCTCTGGAGGCCATCAAGCGGGTGACCGAGATCAAGGAGAAGCGCACCAGCCAGTTCGTGATGGAGCGCCTGCGCAAGGGTCGCCAGATCGAAATCCAGATGGACGTCAAGGATGTGCAGCGCAACATGTCCCTCATTCGCTCTCCAGCTGCTGGACTCAAGGAGCGCCGTGCCAAGGAGGCGGCGGAAGAGGCCGCCCTCATGGAGGAGGATCTGCCCGAGGAGAAGATCACCTACGTAGATGCGCGCGAGCTCGAGAAGAAGCTCGAGGAGGGCATGGGTATCGAGGATCTGGAGATGTTAGAAGCCTAAGGACTAGTACGCTGATTTTTGTAGGTTTAAGTTGCTgctaaaaaaataacactaaataaaaaacccCGTGGTACATAAATGTGATCTTTGTATATTTGCTCATCACTTGTTCGCTTCCTCATTGGCTTGCTTCTCCTCCGGACTCTCCAGATTGATGGTCACGGGTCCATCGTTTTCTATGTGCACCTGCATGTAAGCTCCAAATTTGCCATCTGTTGGGAGGGTTGTTATTAAAGaataacataaaacaaacACCTTGACCCACCTTTAATCTTGCTGCTATCATAGGATTGACCTAGGCGCTCCAGGAAGTGATTGTACAGCTTCTGCGCCTCCTCGCCCTTCATGGCAGCCGAGAAATCTGGCTTGTTGCCCTTGAGCCGGTGGTACAGTGTAAACTGGGAGACGCAGAGCAGCTCTAGGTTGAGATCCTTGACGGACTTTTGCCACCTCTTGCCCTCCTCCTCGAACAAGCGGAGCGCGAGGATTTTCCGGACCCTAAAAAGGTAATCAATATGCTCAGTGATCCTTGGCTAGGCTGGTTTTTACCTGACTGGAAATTACCTACAGGTACTCAACATCTTTGGCCGTATCGCTGGCCTTGATCCCCACCAGCACGCACAGCCCCGGTCCAATGGAGGACACCAGCTCATCCAGCACTGTGGAAATAAATTAAGCTATATCAAGGATGAC is a window of Drosophila biarmipes strain raj3 chromosome 3R, RU_DBia_V1.1, whole genome shotgun sequence DNA encoding:
- the LOC108024353 gene encoding D-aminoacyl-tRNA deacylase isoform X3, whose translation is MRAVIQRVKAAKVTVLDELVSSIGPGLCVLVGIKASDTAKDVEYL
- the LOC108024353 gene encoding D-aminoacyl-tRNA deacylase isoform X1; this encodes MRAVIQRVKAAKVTVLDELVSSIGPGLCVLVGIKASDTAKDVEYLVRKILALRLFEEEGKRWQKSVKDLNLELLCVSQFTLYHRLKGNKPDFSAAMKGEEAQKLYNHFLERLGQSYDSSKIKDGKFGAYMQVHIENDGPVTINLESPEEKQANEEANK
- the LOC108024353 gene encoding D-aminoacyl-tRNA deacylase isoform X2 — protein: MSWCPPLDRGCACWWGSRPAIRPKMLSTCRVRKILALRLFEEEGKRWQKSVKDLNLELLCVSQFTLYHRLKGNKPDFSAAMKGEEAQKLYNHFLERLGQSYDSSKIKDGKFGAYMQVHIENDGPVTINLESPEEKQANEEANK
- the LOC108024352 gene encoding probable ribosome biogenesis protein RLP24, which gives rise to MRIETCYFCSSKIYPGHGVNFVRNDCKIFKFCRGKCHKAFKRKKNPRKVGWTKAHRKAAGKELAIDPSFEFEKRRNVPIKYSRETWQKALEAIKRVTEIKEKRTSQFVMERLRKGRQIEIQMDVKDVQRNMSLIRSPAAGLKERRAKEAAEEAALMEEDLPEEKITYVDARELEKKLEEGMGIEDLEMLEA